The stretch of DNA CCCGCAATTCCAGCGTGAGCGCCTGCCCGGCCCGCACGTCCTGCGCCCGCGTGACGGGTCTGGCCGCCCCGTCGCGCACGAGCGCGTAACCGCGCGCCAGGGTGCGCTGCGGGGTCAGGCCGAGGGCCTGCCGCATCAGGGCGTCCACCTCGGCGCGGGCGGCGTCGGCCTGTCGGCGGGCCGACCCCACGGCGCGGTCGAGTGCCCCCTGCGCTCCCGCCTCCGCGTTCACCAGCGCCTCGCGGGCGTGGGCGCGGATCGTGCGGGCGTCCTCCTGCGCCTGCGCCGCCGCCCCCACCACCGTTCGGACGACCAGCCCGGCGGCCTTGCTCGGCGTGTCGGTGCGGACGCAGGCGACCTCATCGGGCAGGGTGTCGTCGCGGGCGTGGCCGAGACCCGTGATCACGGGCGCCGGGAAGGTGGCGAGAGATCGGCCCACCTCCAGGTCGTTGAGCCACGCGAGGTCGGTGACTGCCCCGCCGCCCCGGATCACCACCAGGGCGTCGAGGGGTTCTTCCGCGTGCGCCTCCCGCGCCGCCCGGATCGCGTCCGTCAGGCTCCCACTCGCCTCCCGGCCCTGGAAGGTGGCCTCCAGGTACAGGAATTCGACCACCCCGGCCGCCTCCAGCGGGTCGGTCTCGCGCCGGAAGTCGCCCAGACCCGCCGCGCCGACCGGGCTGATCACCGCCACCCGCGCGAAGTCGGTGGGGGCGGGGAGCGAGCGGTTGAGGCCGTATACGCCCTCGCGCGTCAGCGTCTCGCGCAGGGCTTCGAGCTTGAGCTGGGCGTCCCCCAGGGTGAACTCGGGGGACACGTCCACCACGTTCAGCGAGAAGCCGTACTGCGGGTGGAACTCGGCGGTGCAGAAGAGCAGGACCTTGAGCCCCGCCGTCAGCGTCCCGCCCGTGGCGCGGCGGAACTTGCCCTCCAGAAGGAAACGTTCGCGCGCCCAGAGGGTCGCCCGGCACTTGGCGACCTCCACCCCGTCCTCCAGTTGCACGAGGTCGAGGTACAGGTGGCGGCGGTCCGTGATCGAGGCGACCTCCGCCCGCACCCACACGCCGCCCGGCATCCCCCGCGCGATGACCTGCCCGACGTAGTTCAGCACGTCCGCGAGTTCGAGGAAATGCTCGGGCGGGCGCGTCGTCTCCGCCTTGCTCTTCCGCTTGCGCCCGGTCACAGCCGCGCCCCCAGCAAGCGGCCCAGCACCGCCGCCATGACGCCGAGGCCCACGCTCAGCCCCACGTACAGGGCGGCGAAGCCCGCCGCGCCCCGTCCCAGCAACCCGTCCACATCCACGCTGAAGGTTGAGAAGGTCGTGAAGGCCCCCAGCACCCCCGTCCCGAAGGCCAGCCGCGCCGCCTCCGGCCACAGCCCGCGCCCGACGAGCGCCACCGTCAGCCCGAGCAGGAAGGAGCCCAGCACGTTGATCAGCAGAATGGACACCGGGAAGCCGGTCCGGCCCACCACGGGCGCGAGGACGAGCGTGACCCCGTACCGCGCCGCCGCCCCCAGGGCCCCGCCCGCCATCACCCACAGCCACGCGCTCACGGGAGACAGGATAGGGGAGGGTGGGGGGTGGAACGTGGAACAGGGCCTCCCCCGCCGACGTTCCACGCTCTACGATCTTCCCGATGATCCGCGCCAAGACCCTCAAGGGAGCCGACCTCGCCTGGAACGGGGAGACGGGGGGCGTCTGGGTGGACGCTCAGGGTGTGACGGAGGAAGAGCTCGCCCGCCTGCGCGCCGCCTTTCCGCTCAACCGCCTCGCCGTGGAGGACGCGCTGGAGCAGGGGCACTGGAGCCGGGCGGAGGGCTACCCCGAGCACGCCTTTATCACCCTGCGCTCGTTTACCCGGCCCGAGGAGCAGGGCGAGTTCACCGAGCGCGTCAGCATCTTCGCCTTTCCTGAGGCGGTCCTGACCCTCAGCAGCGCGGGCACCCGGGCGCTCGGGCGCGTGTGGAACCTCGTGGGCCGCGAGAGCGTGAACACGCCGGGCGAGGTCGTGTACGAACTTCTCGACCAGACCGCCGACACCTTCTTCGTCCTCGCCGACCGCCTGGAGGAGCAGGTGGACGGCCTGGAGGAAGAAATCTTCCAACATCGCCGCCACAACCCGATTCCGAAGGTCTTCGACCTCAAGCACCTGCTTGCCCAGGCCCGCCGCCTGAGCGCCGACGCCCGCGAGGCGACCCTGCTCCTGACCCGCCACAGCGACCCGGGCAGCGCCGACCTGTTGCGCTACCGCGACGCTCAGGACTCCTTTACCCGCGCGAGCAGCCGCCTCGACGGCCTGCGCGACCACCTCACCAGCCTGCTCGATCTGCACCTGGGCCTGCAAAGCCAGCGCATGAACGAGGTCATGCGGACGCTGACGGCGGTGAGCGTGATCTTCCTGCCGCTGACCTTCCTCGCGGGCGTGTGGGGCATGAATTTCGAGCACATGCCGGAGTTGCGGTGGCCCTACGGGTACGCTCTCGCGTGGGGCAGCTTCCTCCTGATCGGCGGCCTGCTTGCGTACTCCTTCAAGCGTCGGGGATGGTGGTAGGGGTCCGGCCCATCGAGCCCTCCCATCTGCCGGGCATCATGGCCCTGTGCGCGGTGGAGGGCTCCGGGTCGTACGCGGAGGAGGCCGACCTGACCTGGCGGGCGCTCACCAGTCCCGGCGTGACCTCCCTCGTCGCCGTGCAGGAGGACCGGGTGATCGGCGTGGCGCAGATGCTCGGCGACGGGGTGATCCAGGCCTTCCTCGTGCTGCTCGTCGTCCATCCGGACGCGCGCGGGAAGGGACTGGGGCGGCGGCTCGTGGAGGAGGCGTTCGCGCGGGCGGGAGGCAAGCGGGTGGACCTCCTCGCCGAGGAGGGGGCGGAGGCGTTCTATACCCGTTTCGCGCATCGCCGCAAGCCCGGCTTCCGCCTGTACCCGGACCCGCCGCGCTGAGCCTGTCCAGCCCCGGCGAGGTCGCGGGAGCCAAATCCCAGTACCCTGGTCCATGCCGCCCGTCGTGCTCCAGTGTCCAGAAGAAGAGGTGATCCTCCAGCGTTTTCACCGGGCGCTCGCCGACCTGTGGGCGCAAGACCGCGTGCTGATCGAGCGCAGGCTGGGCCAGAAGACCGTCGCGCACCGCCTCGCCGTGTATCTGGAGTGGCAGTTTCCCGGCTTCCACACCGACTGCGAGTACAGCCGCAACAGCCGGGTGGATGAGGACACCTACGACTTCCCCTCCATGAGCCGTCCCCGCCAGCGCGACCTGCGCCGCAACCTCGCGCGCCAGGGCCTGGGCGGGGGAGAGGTTGGGGCCGCCGCCCAGCGGGTGACCGATGCCTACCCCGACATCATCGTCCACTACCGCGAGGAGAATCACCTCAACCTGCTCGTCGTGGAGACGCGGCTGCTCGGCGACGCGCGGGGCTGGGGCGGCGTGCTGGACGCCAGGGAAAAGCTCCAGCGGTACACGCTTCAGGGAGAAGAAGGGCTCTACCGCTACGCCGTGGGTCTGCTGGTCGAACTGGGGGTGACGGCAGAGGGCGACCAGAGCGTCGTCCACCAGTTCCGCGACGGGGGAGAGGTGGGGCGGGTGGGGTAGGGAAACCGAGCGGGCCTGCGTCGTCTACGGTGCCTGGGCGACGATGACCCCCTCTGCGGGGAACAGGTAGAGGGTGAGATAGAACCCACCGTCCGCCGAATCCACCGCGAAGCCCGCTGAGAGCACGGCGTCCTGTCCCCAGGCGGTGACCTGCTCATGCCGGTGGGCCTGGTCGATCCGGGCCCGCGTCTGCTCCGGACTCAGCGTCATCCTCGCGCAGGCCAGGTTGGGGGATGAGGAGAAAAACGAGGTCAGGACCTCGCGCCCGAACAGGGCGTGACAACTCGTCCGGATCCCTGCGGCGTCTCCGAAAAACTGCTTGACGCTGTGTTCAACCATCTGTGCGGTCCCGACCTTGACCACGGGGGTATAGCGTGGGAACTCCTCCTGAAGCGTCGGGGTGGCCTCCGCCGCACTCCGCCTGGAAGGGTGCTCCTCGGTCGAAGTGGAGGAGGTCGTCTGCGTCCATTTGCAGCCGATGAGCAACGCAAGTCCGAGAAAAAGAAGTTTCGGCACAAATTTCTCCGGCGAGTGAGGCGGGACAGCGGTGGTCCTTCACTTCCATCCACCCTCCCTGTAACCCGCCCCCAGCCTGTCAAAGCCTCGGGGACAGGTGGCGAAGGCAGGCCCAGGTCGGAAGGCGACCGGAAAGCGGCCAGAACGTCGCTTTCAATGCCCCGGCAAGAGGAGACCCAAGCGTCCTACTCCAGCGCCCCCACCCCCGTCAGGTGCCGCCCCACGATCAGGGTGTGGATGTCGTGGGTGCCCTCGTAGGTGTCCACCGTCTCCAGGTTGAGCATGTGCCGGATGACCGGATACTCGGTCGTGATGCCGTTGCCGCCCAGCATCTCGCGGGCGAGGCGGGCCCCTTGCAGGGCCACCCGCACGTTGTTGCGCTTCGCCACCGACACCTGCGCGAAGTTCATCCGGCCCGCGTCCTTGAGCTGCCCCAGCCGCCATGCGAGCAGCAGCCCCGTCGTGTGGTCCGTCGCCATCCGCACGAGCTTGTCCTGCACGAGCTGACGGCCCGCGATGGGCTTGCCGAAGGTGGTCCGGCTGCCCGTGTAGTCCAGCGCCGTCTGCAAGACCGCCTCCAGCGCCCCCATCGCCCCCCACGCGATCCCGAAGCGGGCCGAAGTCAGGCACGAGAGGGGGGACTTGAGCCCGCTGGACCCCGGTAGCAGGTTCCCCTCGGGCACCCGGCAGTCCTCCAGCACGATCTCGCCTGTGACCGAGGCACGCAGGCTCATCTTGCGGTGGAGGGGGGGGGCGCTGAAGCCGGGCGTGTCCGTCGGCACGATAAAGCCGCGGACCACGCCCTCATCGTCCTTCGCCCACACGACGGCGAGGTCGGCGACCGGCGAGTTGGTGATCCACATCTTGTTGCCGTTCAGGATGTACCCGTTGCCGTCCTTGCGGGCGCGGGTCCGCATCGCGCCGGGGTCGGAGCCGCCGTCGGGCTCGGTGAGGCCGAAGCAGCCGATCAGTTCGCCGGAAGCGAGGCCGGGGAGGTACCTGCGCCGCTGCTCCTCCGACCCATAGGTATAGATGGGGTACATGACGAGGCTGCCCTGCACGCTCGCCGCGCTGCGCAGGCCGCTGTCCACCCGCTCCAGCTCGTACATCATCGCCCCGTAGGCGCTGTAGGACACGCCCGCGCCGCCGTACTCCTCGGGCGTCGTGGGACCCAGCAGGCCCATCTCCCCGAACTGGCGCATCACGTCCCGCGCGGGCAGCTCGGCGTGGTCCCACCACTCGCCGATGTGGGGCAGCAGCTCGGCCTCGCAAAAGGCGCGCACGCTCTCGCGGATGAGTCTCTCGTCGGTGGGGAAGAGGTCCTGGACGGCGAATTCGTCGATCATGGGGGGACTCCGGTGGGGGTGAGCGGGAACGGGTCGGTGGGACGCGGCCTCTTCCCTGGATTCGTGCTTGGCGGTGGTTGAACCGAGTCTACGGTGTCGGCGTGGGGAGGTTGTAGACGCGGCGGGCGTTGTCGTCGGTGACGCGCTCCAGCTCCCCCGCGTCCAGCCCGCGCAGTGCGGCGATGAAGTCGAGGGTGTGGCGCACGTAGCCGGGCCGGTTGGGCTTGCCGCGCCTGGGCACGGGGGCGAGGAAGGGCGCGTCCGTCTCCACGAGCAGGCGGTCGAGCGGCACGAGGCGGGCGGCCTCCTGAATCTCCCGCGCGGTCTTGTAGGTGGTGTTCCCCGCGAAGCCGAAGAAGGCGCAGCGCTCCAGCCCGCACGCCAGCAGCCCCGGATGCCCGCTGAAGCAGTGGAGGATGACGGGTTGATCCGGCCAGCCCGAAAGCACGTCGATCACGCCGCGCTGGGCCCGGTCCTCCCCGGCCCTGTCCCGCACGTGGATGACGAGGGGCCTCCCCGTCCGCCGCGCGAGGTCGAGCTGCCACTCGAAGGCCGCGAGCTGCGCCGCCCGTTTCGTATCGTCCCAATAGTCGTCTAGCCCGCTCTCCCCGATCCCGACGACGCGGGGGTGAAGGGCGAGACGCTCGATCTCGGCGCGGGTTTCCGGGCCGTCCTCCTCCGTACTGGTGGGGTGCAGGCCCACGGTGGCCCACACGTCCCCGTACCGCTCGGCGAGGGCCACGGCGTTGCGGGCGTGCTCGGGGCTGGCGCCGATGCAGACCATCCCCGTCAGGCCGAACTCATTCCGCGCGGAGGCCGGGTCGTCCAGGAAGTCGAGGTGGCAGTGGGTGTCGATCATGGGGGAGAGGGTAGAGGGAACGGGGCTCCCGGAGTGTGGACCGGGGCGAGGGGAGGCGCCCGCCGACCCGCGTATGGGGCTCCCCCCCGCCCACCCCCGCCGCTCCTCACACCTGTCAGCCCGTGCCCATCTCTCTCACCGCCCCCCCGCGCTAGATTGCCCGCGTGCTGAAAGCGGGGCTGTACGTACTTGTCGCTCTCGGGGTGTTCGCGCTGGTGTTCGCGTTCCTGCCCTCCGGGAATGCGGGTGGGGCACAGACGGGGGCGCGGCTTCAGGGCGTCTCCCTGTCCCTCTACCCGGTGCGCGACGCGGACGCCGTGTGGAGGTTCCGGGCCTCGGAGGTCACGAGCGATCCCCTGGAAGGAGAAACGCACCTTGCGGGACTCTCGGACGGCGGGCGCTGGCTGCGCGGGCGCGGCCCCGACGGCAGACCGACGGGTAAGGTCGTGCTCGACGCGACGCTCGCCGCGCCTGACCTCACCATCGATGCCCAGGACAACATGCTGACCCGTCAGGCAAAAATCACCCTGGTGCAGCAGTGTGCCAACATCGACCTCAGGGGCACCCCGGCACAGCCCGTCCGGGTCGAGCAGGGCTCGGGGTTCAGCGCCCCCGTGGCGCGGGTGGACTCGCCCTCGCTGACGGGCCGCGTGACCCGGCTGCGCATGAGCTTCGACTTTCAGGTCGAGGACAGCGGCGAGGACTCCACCCTCGGCTGGGACCCTGGCGCCACCGAGACCTGCGAGAACGGGAAGCGCGTGCCGCTGAGCCCGGCTTCCTGACCCGGAAGGTCCGGAACGAACACCGTCCAGACAGGAGAACTCCCTTGAAGAAACTGACCCTGACGTTTGCCCTGGCCGCCACGACCGTGCTCGCCCAGAGTGCTGGTCCCGAAAGCCGCATCATCAACATCCAGGGGGCCCCGCGCGGCGACCTGCGCAATGGGCCGCTGGCCTTCACGGGCAGCCCGGTCAAGGCGACCGTGAGCACCCTCCAGATTCAGGCCTCGCAGGCGACCCTGGCCGCGCCCAGCGGGACGCCGCTGATCCAGGCGAAGGGCAAGCGCACCTCGAACTTCACGGGCAACGTGGTCGTCACGCGCGGGCGCCTCACGGCCAAGGGCGGGCAACTCGCCTACAGCGAGGCGACCGGACAGGGCGTGATGGGCGGGAGCCCGAGCGCGACCTTCCTGCCCGCCGAGCGCAGCGGCGACGACCCCGTGAACATCTCCGCCGGGCAGATGAGCCTCGACGTGGACAACAACGTCTCGACCAGCACCGGCAACGTCCAGCTCCGGAGCGGCACCCAGACCGGCAAGGCCGACAAGCTGATCTTCGACGAGGACCGCGAACTCGCCCAGCTCACGGGCACGCCCAGCCTCACCCGCGCCGCGAAGGGCAACCAGAAGGAACTCGTGATGACCGGGCAGGAGGTCCGCGCGCTCACGAAGTCCAAGACGCTCTACGTGCGCGGCGGCGTGCGGCTGGTGCAGGGCACCCTGACCACGACCGGGGACGCCGTGTACTACGACGACAAGAAAAACGTCGCCTACGTGGTCGGCAACGCGGTGAGCACCGACAGCAAGACCAAGGCGACCGTGCGTGCCCCCGCGAGCGGCGCCCTGGAGCAGCGCACCGACCTCGCCCGCGTGCGGGCCCTGAACACGGCGTACAAGATTCCCACGGCGCAGTTCCAGTTGCGCGGCGAGAAGTAAGGCGGGTGGCGTGCGGCGGCTCCTGACCCTGACCCTGGCCCTCACCCTGGGGGCCGGACTCCCCGCGTGGGTGCTGGCGCAGGGGACGGCCACCCCGCCACCCACGGCACCAGCCACGCCCGCTCCAGGCACGCCTCCCGCCGACGCTCCCCCACCCGCCGCCGAGACCGAGAACGCCAGCCTCGAACTCGTGCGGAAGGGAGACGACGGGGAGGAGCGGCGCATCCGCATCGTCCGCACGGGCAGCAGCGACGAGACGGGCGTGTTCACGATTTGCAGCCCGCAGGACGACGAGCCGGAAGGCGCGCCCAGCCTCGCCGTCTTCAGCGAGACGGGGCCGGGCGGGGTGCGGATCACCATCGACAAGAACGTGATCCGCGTGCCGCTGGCCCTCGTCACCCAGCGGCAGGGGGAAGACGGCGAGGGCGGCGACGGCCGGGTCGAGGCGAGCGCCGGGACCGCCCGTTTCCTCGACGAGCCGCCCCCCGGCAAGACCGACCGCCTCAGCCGCTGCGCCGTCGAGGCCACGCCGAAACCCGCCCCCGACACCGTGCTCGTGACCCAGGGCCGGACCGAGCTGAAGGGCCAGAAACTCGTCTACGACGAGACGGACGGCATCGCCCGCATCGACGGGCCGATCCAGTTCACCCGCCCCTCCGACGACGGCCCCCTGACGGGCCAGAGCGAGCGCATCGAGGTGGACGTGGACGCTGAGCAGACCACCCTGGTCGGCAACGTGGTCCTGAGCAGCAAGGGCGGGCGCGTGAGCAAGGCCGCCCGCGTCGAGTACGACGATCAGGCGAACACCGCCCGACTCATCGGCACGCCCGAGCAGCCCGCCGAGAGCGTGCAGGGCCGCGACGTGCTGCGCGCCCAGGAACTCCTGTACGACCTCGACCGCAACGAGGTGGTGGCCCGCGCGGGCGAGGGCGGCACGATCACGGGCGAGTTCCAGGACGGCGAGGAGGAGGCGGGGACGCCGGGCACCACGCCCACTCCTTCGACCAGTCCGGGCACACCGCCGCCGGGAATGCCCCCACCCACGACCCCGACTCCCCCCGCGCCCTGAGCCGGGGGTTTTTGCATATCCGGTCTCCCTGGTCAATCGGCGGGCTGGGCGCCGTGGAGCGTGCGCCGCGTGACGACCGCCCCCTCCAGCCGCAGGTACAGGAGCGCGGCGAGGAAGGCCAGCCCGGCCACCACGCTCCACAGCGCGGCGTTCCCGAAGCGGGCGAGCAGGAAACCGCCCAGCAGCGGGGAGAGCAGGGCGCCCAGCCCGGTCATGCTGCCGACGAGGCCGATGTACGTGCCGCGCACCTCCGGACGGCCCAGCTCCGCGACGATGCTCTTGCCGATGGAGTAGCTGACGATCTCCCCGAGCGTCCACACGGCCACCGCCAGCACGTGCGCGGCGAGGGTGTGCGCGAAGGCGTGGCCCAGAAAGCCCAGCCCCAGCAGCGCCGCCCCCACCGCCTGCCAGCGGGGGTGGTTGCCCTGCGAGATCGCGTGCCCCAGCGGCAGCCCCAGCCCCACGACGAGCAGGCCGTTCACCGAGAGCACCTGCCCGTACTGCGCCGCCGTGAAACCTTGCTCGGCGAAGACGAGGGCCAGCAGCTTGTAACTCTGGTAGGTCAGCGCGAACAGCAGCGAGGCCAGGCAAAAGGACCAGAGCAGCCGGTCGCGCGGAAGCCAGGCCGTTCTGGGCGCGTCGGCCCTCCTGGGGGAGGCGCCCCCGCCCCGCGCCCCGAGAACCGCGAGCAAGGCGGCGTAGGCGGCCATCGTCGCGGCGTCGAGGAAGAACAGCAGCCGGAAGGAGGAGCCCGAGAGCCAGCCACCGAGCGCGGGCGCGACCGAGACGCCGACGTTGATCGCCCAGTACAGCAGGTTGTACGCGCGGGTGCGCTGGGCCCCCGTGGTGAGTGCGGCGACGGCGCTGCTCGCGGCGGGTTTGTACATGCCCGTCAGCAGCGAAAAGGCCAGCACGCCGAGCACCACCGCCCCGAAGCTGGAGGCGAAGGCCAGCGCGACGAGCATGACGGCCCCGCCCCCCAGCGCCAGGATCATGGTCGCGGTGGGGCCCAGCCGGTCGCTGAGGCGGCCCCCGAACGCCTCCGCCCCGAAGCGGCCCACCCCCAGCACGCTCAGGACCACGCTGACCTGGGTGATCCCCAGCCCGCGCTCGGAGGCGAGGTAGAAGCCCAGGAGCGGCACCACGAACTCGCCGAGGCGGTTGATCAGCGTGCCGACCCACAGCACCCAGAAGGGCCGGGGGTAGGCCCGGTACACGCCCCGGAGGGAAGCGGCAAGAGAGGGCATCCGTCCCAGTGTAGGAAGGTGGACGGCAGCCGACCGGGTACTCCCTTGGTACGACGACCGTTTGAGTCCTGGCCCCTACCGTCGAGGCGTGACCTTCGTCTTGCTCGCTTCGCTCGGCCTTGGCCTCGGGGGCTTCGGCCTGGGCTGGCTGGTGAGCCTGAGCGCACGGCGGACTGGACGACGCGCGTGGGTCC from Deinococcus aestuarii encodes:
- a CDS encoding TatD family hydrolase; the encoded protein is MIDTHCHLDFLDDPASARNEFGLTGMVCIGASPEHARNAVALAERYGDVWATVGLHPTSTEEDGPETRAEIERLALHPRVVGIGESGLDDYWDDTKRAAQLAAFEWQLDLARRTGRPLVIHVRDRAGEDRAQRGVIDVLSGWPDQPVILHCFSGHPGLLACGLERCAFFGFAGNTTYKTAREIQEAARLVPLDRLLVETDAPFLAPVPRRGKPNRPGYVRHTLDFIAALRGLDAGELERVTDDNARRVYNLPTPTP
- a CDS encoding MFS transporter, whose product is MPSLAASLRGVYRAYPRPFWVLWVGTLINRLGEFVVPLLGFYLASERGLGITQVSVVLSVLGVGRFGAEAFGGRLSDRLGPTATMILALGGGAVMLVALAFASSFGAVVLGVLAFSLLTGMYKPAASSAVAALTTGAQRTRAYNLLYWAINVGVSVAPALGGWLSGSSFRLLFFLDAATMAAYAALLAVLGARGGGASPRRADAPRTAWLPRDRLLWSFCLASLLFALTYQSYKLLALVFAEQGFTAAQYGQVLSVNGLLVVGLGLPLGHAISQGNHPRWQAVGAALLGLGFLGHAFAHTLAAHVLAVAVWTLGEIVSYSIGKSIVAELGRPEVRGTYIGLVGSMTGLGALLSPLLGGFLLARFGNAALWSVVAGLAFLAALLYLRLEGAVVTRRTLHGAQPAD
- a CDS encoding LptA/OstA family protein, producing MKKLTLTFALAATTVLAQSAGPESRIINIQGAPRGDLRNGPLAFTGSPVKATVSTLQIQASQATLAAPSGTPLIQAKGKRTSNFTGNVVVTRGRLTAKGGQLAYSEATGQGVMGGSPSATFLPAERSGDDPVNISAGQMSLDVDNNVSTSTGNVQLRSGTQTGKADKLIFDEDRELAQLTGTPSLTRAAKGNQKELVMTGQEVRALTKSKTLYVRGGVRLVQGTLTTTGDAVYYDDKKNVAYVVGNAVSTDSKTKATVRAPASGALEQRTDLARVRALNTAYKIPTAQFQLRGEK
- the xseA gene encoding exodeoxyribonuclease VII large subunit, with product MTGRKRKSKAETTRPPEHFLELADVLNYVGQVIARGMPGGVWVRAEVASITDRRHLYLDLVQLEDGVEVAKCRATLWARERFLLEGKFRRATGGTLTAGLKVLLFCTAEFHPQYGFSLNVVDVSPEFTLGDAQLKLEALRETLTREGVYGLNRSLPAPTDFARVAVISPVGAAGLGDFRRETDPLEAAGVVEFLYLEATFQGREASGSLTDAIRAAREAHAEEPLDALVVIRGGGAVTDLAWLNDLEVGRSLATFPAPVITGLGHARDDTLPDEVACVRTDTPSKAAGLVVRTVVGAAAQAQEDARTIRAHAREALVNAEAGAQGALDRAVGSARRQADAARAEVDALMRQALGLTPQRTLARGYALVRDGAARPVTRAQDVRAGQALTLELRDGTVAVRADG
- a CDS encoding magnesium transporter CorA family protein; the encoded protein is MIRAKTLKGADLAWNGETGGVWVDAQGVTEEELARLRAAFPLNRLAVEDALEQGHWSRAEGYPEHAFITLRSFTRPEEQGEFTERVSIFAFPEAVLTLSSAGTRALGRVWNLVGRESVNTPGEVVYELLDQTADTFFVLADRLEEQVDGLEEEIFQHRRHNPIPKVFDLKHLLAQARRLSADAREATLLLTRHSDPGSADLLRYRDAQDSFTRASSRLDGLRDHLTSLLDLHLGLQSQRMNEVMRTLTAVSVIFLPLTFLAGVWGMNFEHMPELRWPYGYALAWGSFLLIGGLLAYSFKRRGWW
- a CDS encoding LptA/OstA family protein: MRRLLTLTLALTLGAGLPAWVLAQGTATPPPTAPATPAPGTPPADAPPPAAETENASLELVRKGDDGEERRIRIVRTGSSDETGVFTICSPQDDEPEGAPSLAVFSETGPGGVRITIDKNVIRVPLALVTQRQGEDGEGGDGRVEASAGTARFLDEPPPGKTDRLSRCAVEATPKPAPDTVLVTQGRTELKGQKLVYDETDGIARIDGPIQFTRPSDDGPLTGQSERIEVDVDAEQTTLVGNVVLSSKGGRVSKAARVEYDDQANTARLIGTPEQPAESVQGRDVLRAQELLYDLDRNEVVARAGEGGTITGEFQDGEEEAGTPGTTPTPSTSPGTPPPGMPPPTTPTPPAP
- a CDS encoding GNAT family N-acetyltransferase; protein product: MVVGVRPIEPSHLPGIMALCAVEGSGSYAEEADLTWRALTSPGVTSLVAVQEDRVIGVAQMLGDGVIQAFLVLLVVHPDARGKGLGRRLVEEAFARAGGKRVDLLAEEGAEAFYTRFAHRRKPGFRLYPDPPR
- a CDS encoding fluoride efflux transporter FluC, with product MAGGALGAAARYGVTLVLAPVVGRTGFPVSILLINVLGSFLLGLTVALVGRGLWPEAARLAFGTGVLGAFTTFSTFSVDVDGLLGRGAAGFAALYVGLSVGLGVMAAVLGRLLGARL
- a CDS encoding acyl-CoA dehydrogenase family protein — its product is MIDEFAVQDLFPTDERLIRESVRAFCEAELLPHIGEWWDHAELPARDVMRQFGEMGLLGPTTPEEYGGAGVSYSAYGAMMYELERVDSGLRSAASVQGSLVMYPIYTYGSEEQRRRYLPGLASGELIGCFGLTEPDGGSDPGAMRTRARKDGNGYILNGNKMWITNSPVADLAVVWAKDDEGVVRGFIVPTDTPGFSAPPLHRKMSLRASVTGEIVLEDCRVPEGNLLPGSSGLKSPLSCLTSARFGIAWGAMGALEAVLQTALDYTGSRTTFGKPIAGRQLVQDKLVRMATDHTTGLLLAWRLGQLKDAGRMNFAQVSVAKRNNVRVALQGARLAREMLGGNGITTEYPVIRHMLNLETVDTYEGTHDIHTLIVGRHLTGVGALE